One Niabella beijingensis DNA window includes the following coding sequences:
- a CDS encoding alkaline phosphatase codes for MNRKHFFRNSSLALAGTVLSGNLFGQKAGIKTARAAGRVKNIIFMVSDGMSTGTLNMADLLMQRKYGKRSTWLQLYEEQKAVRALMDTASANSLVTDSAAGSSAWGGGVRVPNGKLNVGANGEQYKPILQKFKATGKAVGCVTTVPIGHATPAGFCVNNGSRGDMDEIAVQYLDLKFDVMLGGGADNFRADTRKDKTDLLQQYRQKGYTVVTDRNGLLQQAVTGAPLLGVFYDGGLPYALDREHDTALQQQTPTLAEMTKKAIEKLKRNPNGFVMQVEGGKVDWGAHSNDAAAMLYDQIAFDEAIKVAIDFAAADGQTLVIMTTDHGNANPGLFYGKEANRDFDRLQQFQHTNDWILNGITRDFTEAQVMERLEAAQGFALKKEEAAQLLKHYTQLNETGVYNTKHLPFRPLAAIQQEYLSIGWGAMDHSADYVELAMYGPGKELLKPFVKNTDLHHLMLQATGVMAGN; via the coding sequence ATGAACCGTAAACATTTTTTTAGAAACAGCTCGCTGGCGCTGGCCGGGACGGTATTATCAGGAAACCTGTTCGGACAAAAAGCCGGTATCAAAACTGCCCGCGCTGCAGGTCGCGTTAAAAATATCATTTTCATGGTAAGTGATGGAATGAGTACCGGTACACTGAATATGGCCGACCTGCTGATGCAACGGAAATACGGCAAACGAAGCACCTGGCTGCAATTGTATGAGGAACAAAAAGCGGTGCGCGCATTGATGGATACGGCTTCGGCCAATTCGCTGGTAACAGATTCCGCAGCCGGCAGCTCTGCCTGGGGCGGGGGAGTTCGCGTGCCCAACGGCAAACTAAATGTAGGTGCAAACGGTGAGCAATACAAACCGATTCTTCAAAAATTTAAGGCCACGGGTAAAGCGGTAGGCTGTGTTACCACGGTGCCTATCGGACATGCAACACCCGCAGGTTTTTGTGTGAATAACGGCAGCCGCGGTGATATGGACGAGATCGCAGTGCAATACCTCGATCTGAAATTTGATGTCATGCTGGGCGGCGGTGCAGACAATTTCAGGGCAGACACCCGGAAAGACAAGACCGACCTGTTGCAGCAATACCGGCAAAAAGGATATACGGTGGTGACCGACCGGAACGGATTGCTGCAACAGGCGGTTACCGGTGCGCCGCTGCTGGGCGTATTCTATGACGGGGGACTGCCTTATGCACTGGATCGCGAGCATGATACTGCCCTGCAGCAACAAACACCCACACTTGCAGAGATGACCAAAAAAGCAATCGAAAAATTAAAGCGTAATCCTAACGGGTTTGTCATGCAGGTGGAAGGCGGAAAGGTGGACTGGGGTGCCCATTCAAATGATGCGGCAGCGATGCTGTACGATCAGATCGCTTTTGATGAAGCCATAAAGGTGGCGATCGATTTTGCAGCGGCGGACGGACAGACACTGGTGATCATGACTACCGATCACGGGAACGCCAACCCCGGTCTGTTCTACGGAAAAGAGGCCAACCGCGATTTTGACCGGCTGCAGCAGTTTCAGCATACCAATGACTGGATCCTGAACGGCATCACGCGCGATTTTACCGAAGCGCAGGTAATGGAGCGACTGGAAGCGGCACAGGGCTTTGCCTTAAAGAAAGAAGAAGCGGCACAGCTGCTGAAGCATTACACACAACTGAATGAGACCGGTGTTTATAATACCAAACACCTGCCGTTCCGGCCACTGGCCGCAATACAGCAGGAGTACTTATCCATTGGCTGGGGAGCCATGGACCATTCGGCAGACTATGTGGAACTGGCCATGTACGGCCCGGGAAAGGAGCTGCTGAAACCTTTTGTAAAGAATACAGACCTGCATCACCTCATGCTGCAGGCAACGGGTGTGATGGCGGGGAACTAA
- a CDS encoding GTP-binding protein, translating into MPRFSGTAAPSVAVADTIMQKNSIQNHKKKTMSLSTKSTTAIEPYPSKKLPVTVLSGFLGAGKTTLLNHLLHNKSGLKVAVIVNDMSEVNIDARLVEEAGVLSRTEEKLVELSNGCICCTLRADLMAEVQRLAAEDRFDYLLIESTGISEPIPVAQTFSYADEASGIDLSRFSYIDTMVTVVDCYNFLRDFGTDALLADRALANSDADERTIVNLLTDQVEFANVIVLNKTDIAGGKTTGLIKALLRKLNPGARFIETTFCRVDPSEILNTQAFDFETAQSAAGWQQELQAAHHTPETEEYGIGSFVFRDPRPFHPQRFWEYLRTDYPSNIIRAKGLFWLASRPQDALNFSQAGGSSRLERAGIWWCSMPFAERMHFPSFRYHQKAIEGRWHPQWGDRMNELVFIGQELDADKISAALRACQLQDTELGQLECRQPFSDPFPETL; encoded by the coding sequence ATGCCGCGCTTTTCTGGTACTGCTGCACCCTCGGTTGCAGTTGCGGACACCATCATGCAAAAGAACAGCATTCAAAACCACAAAAAGAAAACCATGTCCTTATCCACAAAAAGCACAACGGCCATTGAACCTTATCCTTCAAAAAAATTACCCGTTACCGTTCTGAGCGGTTTTCTGGGTGCCGGGAAAACCACCCTGCTCAATCACCTGCTGCACAATAAAAGCGGCCTGAAAGTAGCCGTTATTGTAAATGACATGAGCGAAGTGAACATCGATGCACGGCTGGTGGAAGAAGCCGGCGTGCTTTCCCGTACGGAAGAAAAACTGGTAGAACTTTCCAACGGCTGTATCTGCTGCACCCTGCGTGCCGACCTGATGGCAGAAGTGCAACGACTTGCGGCGGAGGACCGGTTCGACTACCTGCTGATCGAAAGCACGGGAATCAGCGAGCCCATACCTGTGGCACAAACCTTTTCCTATGCCGATGAAGCTTCGGGGATCGATCTTTCCCGTTTCAGTTATATCGACACAATGGTAACGGTGGTGGACTGTTATAATTTCCTCCGGGATTTCGGAACAGATGCGCTGCTGGCCGACCGCGCATTGGCCAACAGCGATGCGGATGAACGCACTATTGTGAACCTGCTTACCGACCAGGTGGAATTTGCAAATGTGATCGTGCTGAACAAGACAGATATTGCCGGGGGAAAAACCACCGGACTGATAAAGGCATTGCTCCGAAAACTCAACCCCGGCGCGCGTTTTATCGAAACAACATTCTGCCGGGTTGATCCTTCCGAAATACTGAATACACAGGCGTTCGATTTTGAAACAGCACAATCGGCTGCAGGCTGGCAACAGGAATTACAGGCAGCCCATCATACCCCTGAAACGGAAGAATACGGCATTGGTTCCTTTGTATTCCGCGATCCGCGGCCCTTCCATCCGCAGCGGTTCTGGGAATATCTCCGTACGGATTATCCTTCCAATATCATCCGTGCCAAAGGCTTGTTCTGGCTGGCCTCCCGTCCGCAGGACGCGTTGAATTTTTCCCAGGCAGGCGGCAGCTCCCGGCTGGAACGCGCCGGCATCTGGTGGTGCAGTATGCCCTTTGCGGAACGCATGCATTTTCCATCTTTCAGATATCATCAAAAGGCCATTGAAGGCCGGTGGCACCCGCAATGGGGCGACCGCATGAATGAGCTGGTCTTTATCGGCCAGGAGCTGGACGCTGACAAGATCAGTGCCGCGCTCAGGGCCTGCCAGTTGCAGGATACGGAGCTCGGACAGCTGGAATGCCGGCAACCTTTTTCCGACCCTTTTCCGGAAACACTGTAA